The Planctomycetota bacterium genome window below encodes:
- a CDS encoding flagellar assembly protein FliW, producing MLLKTTRFGSVSVEPGDVLTFNSGLLGLEACRQWVLLADAHNDALGWLQCLSQPEVALALVSPRRFVPDYQFRVYRSELAPLELEQVSAAQVLVILGRNESGLTLNLKAPIVINLPRRLGRQVIANGELAVQHLLDGATTKLRKSA from the coding sequence ATGCTGTTGAAAACGACACGATTTGGCTCGGTATCGGTCGAACCAGGGGACGTGCTGACGTTCAACAGCGGCCTGCTGGGGCTGGAAGCCTGCCGGCAATGGGTGCTCTTGGCCGATGCGCACAACGACGCGCTGGGCTGGCTGCAATGTCTTTCACAGCCCGAGGTCGCGCTGGCGCTGGTCAGCCCGCGGCGATTCGTGCCCGATTACCAGTTTCGGGTCTATCGCAGCGAGCTCGCCCCGCTGGAGTTGGAACAAGTGAGCGCGGCCCAGGTGCTGGTCATCTTGGGTCGCAACGAATCGGGTTTGACGCTTAATCTGAAGGCGCCGATCGTGATCAACTTGCCGCGCCGGCTGGGACGCCAGGTGATCGCCAACGGCGAATTGGCCGTGCAACACCTGCTGGACGGCGCGACGACCAAATTGCGGAAGTCGGCTTAG
- the flgL gene encoding flagellar hook-associated protein FlgL — MSRINSIPIPRISNDYERTQLLAQLQNNQLQLAKLETQVSTGQKYALPSDDPNAALRGIAMQTALSRNGQLQTNINMTNAFLGATDSALSSVSDALNQALTQALQATGSTASDSQRAIAAQSVSQLLNQVLASANQTFNGRSLFAGTATGTTAFTRTTAGVVYNGNDQSLQTFQSLNALMPTNIDGNTAFGAMTSALSSGAFTPSLSLTTQLSQLNSGQGVSPGSIIVSDGTHSSTIDLSSASTLGDVAQLIERNPPAGRTVTAHVTPTGLTIQLDSAGGGNLSITDVGSGHTAEQLGIANTAAIGTGPLVGLPLQPALLATTPLADLLGTRASANMSSQGPNNDLLITAPQNGTDYNGVTVRYVDSSHLQAGPGLTAGHERAFYSAAPLSATAALMLPGAANDLVLTATTAGTAYNNAHINIVNGGAIGDNATASWNAGTNTLTLSVDSTGQTSTQTLINAINAEGHFNAARDSSGEANSSGGVIPASAIGLSGSTYNTGADANTLTVIIQSGSSTANQIAAAINSQTSFTAQLDPAELNNDGTGAVQDSYGQPLNVAVTANGSGTILDQVSGLQVTNGGQSSVIDLSGAKTVQDLLNSINGSGAYLYARINSAGTGIEVQSRLSGSALSIGENGGTTATQLGIRTFTDTTPLSALNNGNGITVTPGTSFSITRMDGVSFNVDVNSATTIGDVLGAINNNATNLGSGIPVVASLNKYGNGIQLSEDGPPNPGSGSIQVTPGTAGALVTQLGLVPVGATISATPNAGATASATVASAGANNDLLFNATGVGSAVNGATISFVDTGANPPSVNYNPATKQLVFGVQSGVTTANTIISTLAADPTASQYFTASLDPADGSPNDGTGAVDVTATATANGGAPQTLSGDDVNPQQTAGVFTALLNLQSALESNDTAAIGSATDMLKSSIVSVNAARAEIGVWQQGMDALQTQLNSTNTNLQTGISNTMDIDMAAVISQLMSQQTAYEATLRTAGSISQLTLLNFI; from the coding sequence ATGTCGCGCATCAATTCCATTCCGATCCCGCGCATCAGCAACGACTACGAGCGCACCCAGCTCTTGGCGCAGCTGCAGAACAATCAGCTGCAACTGGCCAAGCTCGAAACTCAGGTCAGCACTGGCCAGAAATACGCGCTGCCTAGCGACGATCCCAACGCGGCGCTGCGCGGCATTGCCATGCAGACGGCCCTGTCACGGAACGGCCAACTGCAGACGAATATCAACATGACGAACGCATTCCTGGGGGCCACGGACAGCGCGCTGTCGAGCGTCAGCGACGCCTTGAACCAGGCCCTGACCCAGGCGCTGCAGGCCACCGGTTCAACGGCCAGCGACAGCCAGCGCGCGATCGCCGCCCAGTCGGTTAGCCAACTGTTGAACCAGGTGCTGGCTTCGGCGAATCAAACCTTCAACGGCCGGTCCCTGTTCGCCGGCACGGCCACCGGGACCACGGCCTTCACGCGCACCACCGCCGGCGTGGTCTACAACGGCAACGATCAATCGCTGCAAACTTTCCAGTCGCTCAATGCCCTGATGCCAACGAACATTGACGGCAACACGGCATTTGGCGCAATGACGTCGGCGTTGAGCAGCGGCGCGTTTACCCCGTCGCTGTCGCTGACCACGCAGTTGTCCCAGCTCAACAGCGGCCAAGGTGTGAGCCCGGGAAGCATCATCGTCTCGGACGGCACGCACTCGAGCACGATCGATCTGAGCAGCGCTTCGACCCTGGGGGACGTGGCGCAATTGATCGAGCGCAACCCTCCGGCGGGTCGCACGGTGACCGCCCATGTGACGCCTACGGGGCTGACGATTCAACTCGACTCGGCTGGCGGCGGCAATCTTAGCATTACCGACGTCGGCAGCGGCCACACGGCCGAACAGCTCGGTATTGCCAACACGGCGGCCATCGGTACCGGCCCGCTGGTGGGATTGCCCCTGCAGCCGGCGCTGCTGGCGACCACGCCGTTGGCCGACTTGCTGGGCACGCGAGCCAGCGCCAACATGTCGTCCCAAGGGCCGAACAATGATTTGTTGATCACCGCGCCGCAAAACGGAACGGACTACAACGGCGTGACGGTCAGGTATGTCGATAGCTCGCACCTGCAAGCGGGCCCCGGTTTGACCGCTGGGCACGAGCGCGCATTCTACTCGGCGGCCCCGTTGTCGGCCACGGCGGCCTTGATGCTGCCCGGCGCGGCAAACGATCTCGTCCTTACAGCCACGACGGCCGGTACGGCGTACAACAACGCCCACATCAATATTGTGAATGGCGGCGCCATCGGCGACAACGCCACCGCCTCTTGGAATGCCGGCACCAACACGCTCACGCTATCGGTCGATAGCACGGGCCAGACCTCAACGCAGACGCTGATTAACGCCATCAATGCCGAGGGGCATTTCAATGCCGCCCGCGATTCCAGCGGCGAAGCCAACAGCAGCGGCGGCGTGATTCCCGCCTCGGCCATCGGACTGTCCGGCAGCACTTACAACACCGGCGCCGACGCCAACACGCTGACCGTGATCATTCAATCAGGAAGCTCGACAGCCAACCAGATTGCCGCGGCGATCAATTCACAGACTTCGTTTACTGCTCAGCTTGACCCGGCTGAACTCAACAACGACGGCACCGGGGCGGTGCAAGATTCATACGGCCAGCCGTTGAACGTAGCGGTCACCGCGAATGGCAGCGGCACGATTCTGGACCAGGTCTCGGGCCTGCAAGTGACCAACGGCGGGCAGAGTTCGGTGATCGACCTGAGCGGCGCCAAAACGGTGCAGGATCTGCTCAATTCGATCAACGGCAGCGGCGCTTACCTGTACGCGCGCATCAACAGCGCCGGCACCGGCATTGAAGTTCAATCGCGGCTCAGCGGTTCAGCGCTGTCGATCGGCGAAAACGGCGGCACCACGGCTACCCAGTTGGGCATTCGCACGTTTACGGACACCACGCCGTTGTCCGCACTGAACAATGGCAACGGGATCACCGTCACGCCGGGCACTTCGTTTTCCATCACACGCATGGATGGTGTTTCGTTCAACGTCGATGTGAACAGCGCCACGACCATCGGCGACGTGCTGGGCGCCATTAACAACAACGCCACCAACCTGGGGAGCGGCATCCCGGTGGTCGCGTCGCTAAACAAGTATGGCAACGGCATCCAACTGAGCGAGGACGGCCCGCCGAATCCTGGCTCGGGCTCGATTCAGGTCACGCCTGGCACCGCCGGCGCACTGGTGACGCAACTGGGGCTGGTTCCGGTCGGCGCTACCATCAGCGCGACGCCCAACGCCGGCGCGACCGCTTCGGCCACGGTCGCGAGCGCCGGGGCGAACAATGACCTGCTCTTTAACGCAACAGGCGTCGGTTCGGCGGTGAACGGCGCGACGATTAGCTTTGTCGACACCGGCGCCAACCCGCCGTCGGTCAATTATAACCCGGCAACCAAGCAACTGGTGTTCGGCGTCCAGTCGGGCGTCACGACCGCCAATACCATCATCAGCACGCTGGCGGCCGACCCGACGGCCAGTCAGTACTTCACCGCCAGCTTGGACCCGGCGGACGGCTCGCCCAATGACGGCACGGGCGCGGTCGACGTAACGGCCACCGCCACCGCCAACGGCGGCGCGCCGCAGACCCTGTCGGGCGACGACGTCAACCCGCAACAGACCGCGGGCGTGTTCACCGCGCTATTGAACTTGCAGTCGGCGCTAGAAAGCAACGACACCGCGGCAATTGGCTCGGCGACGGACATGCTGAAGTCCAGCATTGTCTCGGTGAACGCGGCCCGAGCCGAAATCGGCGTCTGGCAGCAGGGGATGGACGCGCTGCAGACCCAGTTGAACTCGACGAATACCAATCTGCAGACCGGCATCTCGAACACGATGGACATCGACATGGCGGCGGTGATTTCGCAGTTGATGTCCCAGCAGACCGCCTATGAAGCGACGTTGCGGACGGCCGGCTCGATCTCGCAGTTGACGCTGCTGAACTTCATTTAG
- the csrA gene encoding carbon storage regulator CsrA: MLVLSRQRDESIIIGDNIVITIVDIRGDKVRLGIEAPTEIPVHRQEVYEAIQRENLKASQLDPNVARTVGRPQGPRPSAGKNTPPDRR, encoded by the coding sequence ATGCTTGTATTGTCGAGGCAACGCGACGAAAGCATCATCATTGGTGATAACATTGTGATCACGATTGTTGATATTCGTGGTGACAAAGTGCGATTGGGTATCGAGGCGCCGACCGAGATTCCCGTCCATCGCCAAGAGGTTTACGAGGCGATTCAGCGTGAGAATCTGAAGGCCAGCCAATTGGACCCGAACGTGGCGCGAACGGTGGGCCGCCCGCAAGGCCCCCGCCCAAGTGCGGGCAAGAACACGCCTCCCGATCGCCGCTAG
- the flgK gene encoding flagellar hook-associated protein FlgK produces MSLFGSIQVANNALMAAQLGLQVVGENVANANTPGYSRAQLVQVPATTEKVGNVLMGLGVEVTGVRQQIDQFLNQRLRTANGDQASAQTQLTTYQNLEGALNSLGSTNITSSLTKFFGSLQDVVNQPEDVSVRNTAVLNGQALTRTINSLAQQVTQMRSDADSQLKGDVQQANSLVHQIAGLNLQVSNLTGSQGGSSSAVGLVDQRNAALDSLSKLVNVKVNFDQQGNANVFVGNDYLVYQGTERQLDTTNGADRGQVVTNIVLKDTQAPLDMSGGEMYGLVQSRDTILGGFTDQLNGVASTLASEFNKIYTSGQGQTGYSTLTSLNSVSSNSRPLDAAGLSVTPTSGSFQVQVYNTQTQQTTTSVVNVDLSGLNNHDTTLSSLASQLNGISGISASVNGQGQLTINSASPNLQFTFGNDTSGALSALGLNTFFTGSDASTIGVNSTVLNDPTKFAASTAGIGNDVSNAVTMSGFLDQPLDSHPGQTFSQLNAALTTDTAQASANSQAVSDGATSYQSTLAAQQNAVSGVNVDEEAVNMITYQRAYQASAKIISTINEMLNTLMQI; encoded by the coding sequence ATGAGTTTGTTCGGCTCAATCCAGGTCGCCAACAATGCGCTGATGGCGGCGCAGCTTGGATTACAGGTCGTCGGCGAAAACGTCGCCAACGCCAACACACCGGGCTATAGCCGCGCGCAGCTGGTCCAGGTTCCCGCCACCACGGAAAAGGTGGGGAACGTGTTGATGGGCCTGGGCGTCGAGGTCACCGGCGTCAGGCAGCAGATTGACCAGTTCCTGAATCAACGCTTGCGAACCGCGAACGGCGACCAGGCCAGCGCGCAAACTCAGCTAACCACGTATCAAAACCTGGAAGGGGCGCTCAACAGCCTGGGCTCGACCAACATCACCTCGTCGCTGACCAAATTCTTTGGCAGCCTGCAGGATGTCGTCAATCAGCCTGAGGATGTTTCGGTTCGCAACACGGCGGTTCTCAATGGCCAGGCGTTGACGCGGACGATCAACAGCCTGGCGCAACAAGTCACCCAGATGCGTTCTGACGCCGACTCACAGCTCAAAGGGGACGTGCAACAAGCCAATAGCCTGGTCCACCAGATCGCCGGCCTGAACCTCCAGGTCAGCAACTTGACGGGATCGCAAGGGGGGAGCAGCAGCGCCGTCGGCCTGGTCGATCAGCGCAACGCGGCGCTCGACAGCTTGTCGAAGCTGGTCAACGTCAAAGTGAACTTCGACCAGCAAGGCAATGCCAACGTCTTTGTCGGCAACGACTATTTGGTCTATCAGGGAACCGAGCGCCAACTCGACACGACCAACGGCGCCGACCGGGGACAGGTGGTCACGAACATCGTGCTCAAGGACACCCAGGCCCCATTGGACATGAGCGGCGGCGAGATGTACGGCCTGGTCCAATCGCGCGACACGATTCTGGGGGGCTTCACCGACCAACTGAACGGCGTCGCCTCGACGCTGGCCAGCGAGTTCAACAAGATTTACACCAGCGGCCAGGGACAGACGGGCTATTCGACGCTAACCAGCTTGAACAGCGTGTCGAGCAACAGCCGGCCTTTGGACGCCGCCGGCCTGAGCGTGACGCCGACCAGCGGTTCGTTCCAGGTGCAGGTCTACAACACCCAGACCCAGCAGACAACGACCTCGGTCGTCAACGTCGACTTGTCGGGGCTGAACAATCACGACACAACCCTGTCGAGCCTGGCATCGCAGTTAAACGGCATCTCGGGCATCTCGGCGTCGGTCAACGGTCAAGGGCAATTGACGATCAATAGCGCCTCGCCGAACTTGCAATTCACCTTCGGCAACGACACCAGCGGCGCGCTCTCGGCGCTGGGGCTCAACACGTTCTTCACCGGCAGCGACGCCTCGACCATCGGCGTCAACTCGACCGTGTTGAATGATCCGACCAAGTTCGCGGCCAGCACCGCAGGCATCGGCAACGATGTCAGCAATGCCGTAACGATGTCGGGTTTTCTTGACCAGCCGCTCGATTCGCACCCGGGCCAGACGTTCAGCCAGTTGAACGCCGCGCTGACGACCGACACGGCCCAAGCATCCGCCAATTCCCAAGCGGTCTCGGATGGCGCCACCTCGTACCAAAGCACGCTAGCCGCCCAGCAAAACGCCGTCAGCGGCGTGAACGTGGACGAGGAAGCGGTCAACATGATTACCTACCAGCGAGCCTACCAGGCCTCGGCCAAGATCATCTCGACGATCAACGAGATGCTTAACACGTTGATGCAGATCTAG